Proteins from a genomic interval of Bos mutus isolate GX-2022 chromosome 15, NWIPB_WYAK_1.1, whole genome shotgun sequence:
- the LOC102266893 gene encoding olfactory receptor 5P4 translates to MEIGNHTMVTEFVILGLTDHPTLCSIFFLVFLGIYVATILGNISIITLIHRSPQLHTPMYLFLSHLAFVDIGYSSSVTPIMIVSFLEVRTTIPVAGCIVQLGSDVIFGTAECFLLAAMAYDRYVAICLPLLYSTHMSPRVCVILLIASYLGGCVNASSFIGCLLSLTFCGPNKINHFFCDLPPLVKLSCTHVYVAEISPAISAGSIIVITLFIIIVSYLYILHSILKMRSTEGRSKAFSTCTSHLTAVTLFYGTVTFVYVIPKSSYSPDHIKVVSVFYTVVIPMLNPLIYSLRNKEVKEAMRKLMTKIHQSF, encoded by the coding sequence ATGGAGATTGGAAACCACACAATGGTGACAGAATTCGTTATTTTGGGGTTAACAGACCATCCTACACTTTGCTCcatcttctttttggtttttctaGGAATCTATGTTGCTACCATATTGGGCAATATCAGCATCATCACATTAATTCACAGAAGCCCTCAGCTTCACACCCCAATGTATCTATTCCTCAGCCATCTGGCCTTTGTGGACATTGGTTACTCCTCATCAGTCACACCTATTATGATTGTGAGTTTCCTAGAAGTAAGAACTACTATCCCAGTTGCTGGCTGTATAGTTCAGCTTGGCTCTGATGTTATCTTTGGAACAGCTGAGTGCTTCCTTTTGGCTGCCATGGCCTATGATCGCTACGTGGCCATCTGTTTGCCACTTCTATACTCTACACACATGTCTCCCAGGGTCTGTGTCATCTTACTGATTGCTTCCTACCTGGGAGGATGTGTGAATGCTTCATCATTTATCGGATGTTTACTGAGCCTGACGTTCTGTGGACCAAATAAAATCAACCATTTCTTCTGTGACCTGCCACCACTAGTGAAGCTCTCTTGTACCCATGTTTATGTTGCCGAAATATCTCCTGCCATCTCAGCTGGGTCAATAATTGTAATCACACTGTTTATCATAATTGTTTCATATCTATACATCCTCCACTCAATTCTGAAGATGCGCTCTACAGAGGGAAGGTCCAAGGCCTTCTCTACTTGCACTTCCCACCTCACTGCAGTCACTTTGTTTTATGGGACAGTCACATTTGTTTATGTCATACCGAAGTCAAGCTACTCACCTGACCATATCAAAGTGGTATCTGTCTTCTACACAGTGGTGATCCCCATGTTGAACCCTCTGATCTACAGTCTGAGGAACAAAGAGGTGAAAGAGGCCATGAGAAAACTGATGACTAAAATACATCAGTCATTTTGA